A region from the Benincasa hispida cultivar B227 chromosome 8, ASM972705v1, whole genome shotgun sequence genome encodes:
- the LOC120082856 gene encoding probable xyloglucan endotransglucosylase/hydrolase protein 32, producing MAHSYFLILLSLFFFFSFTSSQNPPSPGYFPSNQVQSIGFDQGFRNRWGSQHQKVDQGTLTIWLDSSSGSGFKSLHRYQSGYFGAAIKLHPGYTAGVITSFYLSNNEDYPGNHDEIDIEFLGTTFDKPYILQTNVFMRGSGDGNIIGREMRFHLWFDPTQDFHNYAILWTPEEIIFLVDDVPIRRYERKSDATFPVKPMWVYGSIWDASSWATEDGKYKADYKYQPFIGRYNNFKLGGCATDGAASCRPLNSGPSGGGRGGLSQQQEKAMEWVQSNYLVYNYCHDPRRDHTLTPEC from the exons ATGGCTCATTCTTATTTTCtcattcttctctctctctttttcttcttctctttcaccTCTTCCCAAAATCCTCCCTCCCCTGGCTATTTTCCAAGCAACCAAGTTCAATCCATTGGCTTTGATCAAGGTTTTCGTAATCGATGGGGCTCTCAACACCAAAAAGTCGACCAAGGAACTTTAACTATCTGGCTCGACAGTTCCTCAG GCAGTGGATTCAAGTCCCTCCATAGATATCAATCAGGCTACTTTGGAGCTGCCATTAAGCTTCATCCTGGCTACACTGCAGGAGTTATCACATCTTTTTAT CTTTCGAACAACGAAGATTACCCAGGAAATCACGATGAGATTGACATTGAGTTTCTTGGAACAACGTTCGACAAACCATATATTCTACAAACAAATGTGTTTATGAGAGGGAGTGGAGATGGAAATATCATAGGGAGGGAAATGAGGTTCCATCTTTGGTTTGACCCAACTCAAGATTTCCACAATTACGCCATTTTATGGACTCCAGAAGAAATCAT ATTCTTGGTAGACGACGTGCCAATTAGGAGGTACGAGAGGAAGAGTGACGCGACATTTCCAGTGAAGCCAATGTGGGTGTACGGATCGATATGGGACGCATCATCATGGGCGACAGAGGATGGAAAATATAAGGCTGATTACAAATACCAACCGTTTATCGGAAGATATAACAACTTCAAGCTCGGCGGGTGTGCGACAGATGGGGCAGCATCATGTCGTCCGCTCAACAGTGGGCCGAGCGGGGGCGGGCGCGGCGGGTTGAGCCAGCAGCAAGAGAAGGCCATGGAGTGGGTGCAAAGCAATTACTTGGTGTACAACTATTGTCATGATCCAAGAAGAGATCACACCCTAACTCCTGAGTGTTGA